The genomic segment GGCGACGAACGCCGCGCGAAGAAGGCGGACGAACAGGCCGCCCAATGGCGGGAATGGCTGGACGCCGCGGAACAGGCCCTGGCCGACCGCTGAGGCCACTTACCGGAGTGGGGCATTACTCGCACGAGTAACGCCCCACTCCGCGCTTCCGCCCCTCTAAGTTCCCGCCGATCGATGCGGCCCCTGACCACGCTCACGCCGAGCCCCACGTTCGCGCACCCGAACCCCACACTCACGCAGCCGAACCCCACGTTCGCGCGCTCGAACCCCACACTCAGGCAGCCGAGTCCCACGTTCAGACACTCGAATCCCACGTTCGCGCGGCCGAGTCCGGCTTTCGAAACCCGCGTTCGCGCATGCGAGTTCCGCGTTCGCGCAACCGAACTCCACATTCGGCAGCGCAGGCCCGCTTTTGGGCAGCCAAGTCCCCCATCGGCGGGCGCGAGTTCTACTTTCGGCAACCGAGTTCAGCATTCGGGCAGGCGAGTTCAGCATTCGCGTGGCTGAGTTACGCGGTCAACGGGCCGGAATCAGGGTTCAGCCAGTCGCAATCCGCGAACGCGCAGATCGAATACCTGAACGTCGAACTCGGCTGCCTGAACGTGGGACTCGGCTGCCCGAGTATGGGTTCAGCCGCGCGAACGTGTGGTTCGGTCGCCCGAGTGCGGGGTTCGAGTGCCTGAACGTCGAACTCGGCTACCCGAGTGTGGAGTTCAAGAGTGCGAACGTCGGATTCGGCTGCGCGAGTGCTGGGTTCGCGTGCCTGAGTGTGGAACTCGGCCGTGCGAACGCGGGGTTCGAGCGCCGAAACGCGGGACTCGGCTGCCCGAGTGTGGAGTTCGGGTGCGCGAACGTGGGTTCGGCTGCGTGAGTGCGGGATTCAGGTGCGCGAACGTGAGACTCGGCTGCCCGAATGTGGGGTTCGGGTGCGTGAGTGTGGGGTTCGGGTGCGTGAGTGTGGGGTTCGGCGTCCTGAACGTGGGACTCGGCTGCCTGAACGTGGGGTTCGGGGGGTGGGGATTGGGTGGGTTAGGGGCGGGGGAGGGTTCGGCGGCGGCGGGCGGGGACGGGGGCCGGGCGGGTGCGTGAGGGGGTGGGGGTGGGCTGGTGCGTTTGCAGGTAGGCGGCGCGGGTGTGGTCCACGTGGTCCCGCATGATGCGGGCCGCCGACTCCGGGTCTTTTCGTTCGATGGCGTCGACGAGGGCGTGGTGTTCCTGCCAGGCCTGCGCCCCGCGTTGCCGGGTGATCGCCGGGTAGTGGGCGCTCACGCGCAGGTCGACCTGCCCGACGAAGTCCAGGAGCGCCGGGTTGCCGGACAGTTCGGTGACGCATTCGTGCAGCGTGGTGCTCGCGGCGACCATGCCGTCGACGTCACCGGCGGCGGTGGCGGCTTCGCCGTCGGCGCACAGGCGGCGCAGCCGCCGCACCTCGTCCTCACCGGCGTGCTGGGCAGCCAGCCGGGCGGCTTCGGCCGCCAGCACGGCCCTCACGGCCAGTAGCTGCTCCACCTCGTGACCGGTCGGGTGCATGCGGGACCCCCACACGTTCGGGTGCGTGAACAACACTTTGGGTGAACCCTACTAGCGGCGCCCGGATTCAGCTGCGCGACCAGGCCGCGCGCATCCACTGGAAGGCGATCACCACGGTCGCGATCACCGCGAGGATCAGCCCGAACCCCGGCCCGCCCCCGACCGCGCCGCTGGCCTGCGAGGACTGCTGCGACCAGATCGCCAGCATGCCGTCGACCGAGGCGAACCAGCCGCCGATGGCGCAGCCCCAGGTGATCCACCACCGCCGGGTGATGAGCACCAGCATCGAGCCGAGCACGCCGAACCCGGCCGAGGTCACCGCGAACAGCTGCGGGATCGCCCCGGCCTGCCCGCCCAGCACTTCCCAGCCCACGTGCTCCCCGGCCCACGGCAACAGCATGCCGACGATCAGCACGAACACGCCGATCGAGACGACCAGCCCGCGGTGCCCGAGATCGATCGTGCGGGACGCCCGGCGCACCACCTGGTCCACATCGGCGCCGAGCTCGTCAACGGAGTTGACGGAGTCGGCGGAATCCGGCGTGCTCACAGCGCGCACCCCCCGGTGGTCACGGGCAGCGGGGCCGGTGCGCCGATGCTCGGCAGGCCCAGGCTCACCCCGTTGGTCTTCGGCCGCAGCCCGGCCTCGGCGTTGTCACCGGCGCGCGTGCGGCGGTGCGAGATCAGTTCACCGTCGGCCACCAGGTGGTGCGGCGCGGCGTAGGTGATCACGGTCTCCACCACGTCGCCCGGCCGCACGTTCAGCTCGTTCGGCGTGAAGTGCACCAGCCTGCCGTCCCGCGCGCGCCCGCTCATGCGCAGCGTCTCGGCGTCCTTGCGTCCCTCACCGGCGGCGACGAGCAGTTCGACCTTCCGCCCGATCAGCTTCTTGTTCTCCTCCCACGCCACCTCGTTCTGCAGCGCGACCAGCCGCTCGTAGCGCTCCTGCACGACCGCTTTCGGCAACTGCCCCGGCATGTCGGCGGCGGGCGTCCCTGGCCGCTTCGAGTACTGGAAGGTGAACGCGCTGGAGAACCGTGCCTGCCGCACCACGTCGAGCGTGGCCTGGAAGTCCTCTTCGGTCTCGCCGGGGAAGCCGACGATGATGTCGGTGGTGATCGCCGCCTCCGGCATGACCGCGCGCACCTTGTCCAAAATGGACAGAAAGCGGGCCGACCGGTAGGAGCGGCGCATTTCCTTGAGCACCCGGTCCGAACCGGACTGCAGCGGCATGTGCAGCTGCGGGCAGACGTTCGGCGTCTCGGCCATCGCGTCGATCACGTCGTCGGTGAACGCGGCCGGGTGCGGCGAGGTGAACCGGACCCGCTCCAGGCCGGTCACCGAACCGCAGGAGCGCAGCAGCTTCGAGAACGCGTCGCGCTCACCGAACTCGACGCCGTAGGAGTTCACGTTCTGCCCGAGCAGGGTCACCTCGAGCACACCCTCGGCGACCAGCGCCTCGACCTCGGCCAGGATCTCCCCCGGCCGCCGGTCGCGTTCCTTGCCGCGCAGCGAGGGCACGATGCAGAAGGTGCAGGTGTTGTTGCAACCCACCGAGATCGACACCCAGCCCGAGTACGCCGAGTCGCGGCGCGCGGGCAGCGTGGACGGGAAGGTCTCCAGCGACTCGAGGATCTCGACCTGCGCCTCGGAGTTGTGCCGGGCGCGCTCCAGCAGCGTCGGCAGCGAGCCGATGTTGTGCGTGCCGAACACCACGTCCACCCAGGGCGCCCGCTTGACGATCTCGCCGCGGTCCTTCTGCGCCAGGCAGCCGCCGACGGCGATCTGCATGTCCGGCTTGGCGGTCTTGGCCGGGCGCAGGTGGCCGAGCGTGCCGTACAGCTTGTTGTCGGCGTTCTCCCGCACCGCGCAGGTGTTGAAGACCACCACGTCCGGCGCGTCGTCGGTGGCGGGCACGTAGCCCGCCGCCTCGAGCTGCCCGGCCAGGCGCTCGGAGTCGTGGACGTTCATCTGGCAGCCGAACGTGCGGATCTGGAAGGTGCGGGACACGAATTGCTCCTTAGGCGAATCTCCCCCCAGGGTAGGCCCCGCCGCTCACAGGCCGAGATGCAGGCGCAGCGCCGCCTCCAGCCGCTCCATCAGCGCGGGCGTCAGCTTGCCGACCCGGCGGCCCACCCGCTCCACCGAAATCGACCTGACCTGCTCGGCCTGCGCCTTCGACGCCACCGCCAGCCCGCACTCGGCCGCGGGCAGCAGGACCTGGAACGGGAACACCCGGCGCACGTTGGAGGTCACCGGCACCACGGTGACCACCCCGCGGCCCAACCGCCCGGCCACCGCGTTGGCCCCGTCGTTGCTCACGATCACCGCCGGCCTGGTCTTGTTCGACTCGCTGCCCCGCGCGGGGTCGAAGTCGACCAGCCGGACCTCGGCCCGCCGCATCAGCGCGTCAGCACCCCGTCACCGGTGGCCGCGTCCCACTCGGCCTCGTCCCCGTGCGCGGTCCACTCGTCCCACGCGGCGCGGTAGTCGTCCTCCAGCTGGGAGGCCCGCAGCAGCTCCAGCGCCCGGTGCACCACCGCCGAGCGCGAAGGCACGTCCGCCGCGGCGGCGTAGTGATCGATGAAGGCCACATCCTCGTCCGACAGGCTGACGCTCAATTTCATACCTCCTATGCTACTGGGGGTGCTACTGCGGCACTACCGGATCGTAACCGGGATGTACGACAATTCCGGTCGCGGAGCTGGCACCATCTGCGGTCGTGACAGCTCTGACACGGGTGACCGCCGCCGTGCTCCTGCTGCTCACCACGCTGACCGCCTGCGGGGCGGACTTCTCCGGCACCCGGCTGCGGATCGCCGCGGGCAACGACCGGGGCGTCTACTACCAGCTCGCGCAGCCGCTGGCCGGGGCGTGGGCGGCCGGGCTGGCGATCGAGCGGCCGGAGGTCCAGCAGACCCGCGGCTCCCCCGACAACCTCGCGCGCCTGCGCGCGGGCACCGCCGACGTGGCGTTCAGCGCCGCCGACGTGGCCACCGACCCCAGCGGGGAGCCCAAGCTCGCCGCGCTGGCCCGGATCTACGACGACTACCTGCACGTGGTGGTCCGCGCCGACTCGCCGGTGCGCTCGCTGGCCGACCTGCGCGGGCGCCGGGTGGCCATCGGCTCCCCGGAGTCCGGGGTGGCGGTGATCGCGCAGCTGCTGCTCAACGCCAGCGGCCTCGGCGACCCGAGCTCGCTGACCGTGCGCTACCTCGGGCTCGACGAGTCGCTGGGCGCGCTGGAACGGCAGGAGATCGACGCCTTCTTCTGGTCCGGCGGGCTGCCGACGAACTCGATCAGCACGCTGGCCAACCGGATCCCGCTGCGGCTGATCGACGTCGGCGAGGCCATGCCCGCGATGCGCCAGGCCAACGCCGTCTACCGCTCGGCGACCATCCCCGGGTCCACCTACCCGCAGTCCGGCGGGCCGGTGACCACCCTGGTGGTGCCCAACTTCCTGGTGGTGCCGACGACGATGTCCGACGACGTGGCCGAAGCGCTCACGCGCGGGCTCTTCGACGCGCGCCCGGAGCTGGCCAAAGCGAACACCGCCGCGCTGTCCATCGACCTGCGCCCGGCGATCGAGACGGCGCCGATGGCCCTGCACCCCGGCGCCATGCGGTACTACCGCAACCTCAAGAACTAGTGATCGCCCCAGAACCGGACCGGGGCAGCTCCGCGGTGATCCGCAGCCCGCCGCCTTCGGGCAGGTCCAGCTTCAGCGAGCCACCGGCCCTGGCCACGATCTCCGCCACAATGGACAGCCCCAGCCCCGAGCCGGCCACGTTCTGGTGCGCGGTGCTGCGCCAGAACCGGTCGGTGGCGCGTTCCAGTTCCTCGGCCCGCAGCCCCGGCCCGTGGTCCCGCACGGTCAGCCGGACCTTGTCGTCCACTGTGGAGGTTTCCACGCGGACCGACTCACCGGCGCCGGTGAACTTGAGGGCGTTGTCCAGCAGGGCGTCCAGCACGGCTTCCAGCCCGCGCGGCGGGGCCAGCGCGCGCACGCCGTCGGTCGAACCCTCCACTTCCAGGCTCACCTCACGTGCCACCGCGACCACGTTCCAGTCCGAAGCGCGTTCGGCCACCACGGTGTCCACGTCGACCGCGACCAGTTCGCCCGCCGAGGCTTCCGCGCGCGCCATCGACAGCAGGCCGTCGAGCACCTGGTTGAGCCGGTCCGCCTCGGCGACCGCGGCCTCCCGGTGTTCCTCGGCTTCGGTGTCCACGTGCCCTTCGAGATTCACCAACCGCAGCTTCAACGCGGTCAGCGGGTTCCGCAGCTGGTGTGAGGCATCGGCGACGAAGGCGCGTTGCGCGGCCAGTGCCTCCCCCACGCTCGCCGCCATCATGTCGAACGAGCGGCCGAGCTGCTGCAGTTCGGCCGGTCCGCTCTCCTCACCGACCCTGGCCACCTCGCGGCCGCTCACCACGGCCTCGACCAGCGTGCCGGTGGCCTCGTCCAGCCGGCGCACCGGGCGCAGGATCCAGCGCACCAGCGGCAGCGCGACCAGCAGCGCCAGGCAGAAGGCGATCATGCCGACGGTGGCGATGAGCACCCACCACAGCGTCACCTCCTGACGCGCCTGCGCGGTCGGCGATTCGGTGACCACCACCCCGCGCACGTCGCCGTCGATCAGCACCGGTTCGGCCAGCACCAGCGTGCCCTCGTCCCACGGCACCAGCATCGGCCCCGGTTCCGAATGCCGCCCGGCCAGCGCGGACTGCACCTGCCCGGCGACCCGCGTGTCGGCCAGGTCGAGCTTCACCGCGCCGGGCACCGTGCCGGAGGTCACCGTCGGACGGCCGTCCTGGTTCAGCACAGCCACGGCGATGCCGTAGACCTCGGCGTAGCGCCGCAGTTCAGCGGTGATGAGGTCCGGCTGGCCCTGGATCAGCGGCCGCTGGGCCAGCGAGGCGAACCGGGCGGTGTCGGTGAGCCGGTCCAGGAAGAGCGTCTGCCCGGCGCTGCCCGCCACGCTCAGCGCCAGCGGCACGCCCAGCCCGAAAACGAGCAACGCGACCAGCGAGAGCACCGTGGCCTGCAGCCGGACCCGCACGTCTCACTCCTCGTCCGGGCGCGCACCCAGCCGGTAACCGACCCCGCGCACCGTCTCGATCAGCTCGGCGCGGCCGAGCTTCGTCCGCAGAGTAGCGACATGCACGTCCAGTGAGCGGCTTTCCGCCTGCCCGCGCCTGCCCCACAGCTCGGTGAGGAGGCGGTCCCGCGAGCAGACCGAGCCGCCTTCGGCCGCGATGAGCTTCAGCACGCCGAACTCCTTGCGCGAGAGCGTGATCACCTCACCACCCGCGGTGACCTCGTGCCGGTCCAGGTCGATCACCACGTCCGCCACCTTGATCGCGCCGGTGGCCGCCCGCGCCGGTTCCCCGCGCCGCCGCCGCACCGCGTGCACCCTGGCCACCAGCTCGTCCACATCGTACGGTTTGACCAGGTAGTCGTCGGCCCCCGAGCGCAGCCCGAGGATGCGGTCGTCGACCTCCCCGCGGGCCGAGACCACGATGATCGCCACGTCGCTGATCTCGCGGATCCGCCAGCACAGCACCATGCCGTCCACGTCGGGCAGGCCCAGGTCGAGCAGCACCACGTCGGCGTCGGCGATCCGGTCGAGCACCTCCGCGCCCGAGGCCAGGCGGCGGACCGACAGCCCGCGGCGCAGCAGCGCGGGGACCAGTGCGTCGGCCACCCGGTCGTCGTCCTCGACGAGCAGAACGCGCACGCCGGCTCCTTTCCGGTCCGATGAGATCGATTTGAAACCCTAAGTGTTAGTCAAGCGGGCTTTACACCCTGACGGAGCAGAGTAAGTTTCCGCCATCGCCGACTCGTCATGCGCGAAAGGCCTAGTCCAGACCTGCGACAAGGGCCGTGTACAGGGTGTGACTAGAGTTACGGCACCAAGAAGGACACCGCAGCTCGCCGCCTGGAGGCCAGATGACCACCGCGACGCCGGCGCCGCCGATGATCAAGGCGGCCGCCGTGAACAAGTTCTTCGGCGACCTGCACGTTTTGCGTGACATCGACTTCGAGGTCCCGCGCGGGCAGGTGGTCGTGGTGCTCGGGCCGTCGGGTTCGGGCAAGTCGACCCTGTGCCGGGCGATCAACCGCCTCGAGCCGATCAACTCCGGCGAGATCCACGTCGACGGCAAGCCGCTGCCCGCCGAGGGCAAGGCACTGGCCGCGCTGCGCGCCGACGTCGGCATGGTCTTCCAGTCGTTCAACCTCTTCGCGCACAAGACCATCGTCGAGAACGTGATGCTCGCGCCGCAGAAGGTCCGCAAGGTCTCCTCCGGCGAGGCGCGCAAGACCGCGATGGAGCTGCTCGAGCGGGTCGGCATCGCCAACCAGGCCGACAAGTACCCGGCCCAGCTCTCCGGCGGCCAGCAGCAGCGCGTGGCCATCGCCAGGGCGCTGGCCATGCGGCCGAAGGTGATGCTGTTCGACGAGCCGACCTCGGCGCTGGACCCGGAGATGGTCCAGGAGGTGCTGGACGTGATGACCAGCCTGGCCGCCGACGGCATGACCATGCTGGTGGTCACCCACGAGATGGGCTTCGCGCGCCGCGCCGCGCACCGGGTGGTGTTCATGTCCGACGGCGAGATCGTCGAGGACTCCACCCCCGACGAGTTCTTCACCAGCCCGAAGTCCGACCGCGCGAAGGACTTCCTCGGCAAGATCCTGACCCACTAGGAAGGAACCTGATCTGATGCGGTTGAGTCGAGTTCTGCGTATGAGCGCAGTCGTCGCGGTTGCGGGCCTGACGCTCGCCGCCTGTGGTGGCGGCGAGGACAGCGGTAGCAAGAACCTGGTCGCGCGGGCGAAGGAAGACAAGAAGGTCACCATCGGCATCAAGTTCGACCAGCCGGGCCTCGGTCTCCAGACCCAGGCCGGCAAGCCCGAGGGCTTCGACGTCGACGTGGCGAAGTACATCGCCAAGGAGCTCGGTGTCGACGAGGCCGGGATCACCTGGAAGGAAGCGCAGTCCGCCGAGCGCGAGAACCTGATCGAGAAGGGTGACGTCGACTTCATCGTCGCCACCTACTCCATCACGGACAAGCGCAAGGAGAAGGTCGCCTTCGCCGGGCCGTACTTCGTCGCGGGCCAGGGCCTGCTGGTGCGTGCGGACAACACCGACATCACCGGCAACACCGCCCTCAACGGCAAGAAGCTCTGCTCGGTCAAGGGTTCCACCCCCGCGCAGAAGATCAAGGACGAGTTCTCCAAGGAAGCGCAGCTGCAGGAGTTCGGCAAGTACTCCGACTGCATCACCGCGCTGGAGAACGGCAGCATCGACGCGGTCACCACCGACGACGTGATCCTGGCCGGTTTCGCCGCCAAGAACCCGGGCAAGTTCAAGCTGGTCGGCGACGCCTTCAGCAAGGAGAACTACGGGGTCGGCCTGAAGAAGGACGACGCCGAAAGCCGCACCGCGATCGCCAACGCGATCACCAAGATGCAGACCGACGGTGCCTGGAAGGCTTCGCTGGAGAGCAACGTCGGCCCGTCCGGCTACAAGATCCCGGAGCCCTCGCCGGTGACCGAGAAGTAAGCCCGAGTCCCTTCGTCTTCGAATGACCCACGGCGGCGCGCCGCGACCCGTTCGCGGCGCGCCGTCCCATATCCGACGAGGAGTTTTCCGTGTTCGACTTCCTCGGTGAGTACGACATCCTCGGTGCCTTCTGGATGACCATCCAGCTGGCGGTGCTGTCGGCCGTCGGCTCGCTGATCTGGGGCACGATCCTGGCCGGGATGCGCGTCAGCCCGGTCCCGATCATGCGGGGGTTCGGCACCGCCTACGTCAACGTCGTGCGGAACACCCCGCTGACGGTGCTCATCTTCTTCTGCTCCATCGGCCTGGCCTCCACGCTGAACTTCAACCTCGCGGCGACCGACTCGCCGTCGTTCATCGTGGACAACAACTTCCGGCTGGCCGTGCTCGGTTTCGTCCTCTACACCTCGACCTTCGTCTGCGAGTCGCTGCGCTCGGGCATCAACAC from the Amycolatopsis magusensis genome contains:
- a CDS encoding GntR family transcriptional regulator; its protein translation is MHPTGHEVEQLLAVRAVLAAEAARLAAQHAGEDEVRRLRRLCADGEAATAAGDVDGMVAASTTLHECVTELSGNPALLDFVGQVDLRVSAHYPAITRQRGAQAWQEHHALVDAIERKDPESAARIMRDHVDHTRAAYLQTHQPTPTPSRTRPAPVPARRRRTLPRP
- a CDS encoding Rv2732c family membrane protein, whose product is MSTPDSADSVNSVDELGADVDQVVRRASRTIDLGHRGLVVSIGVFVLIVGMLLPWAGEHVGWEVLGGQAGAIPQLFAVTSAGFGVLGSMLVLITRRWWITWGCAIGGWFASVDGMLAIWSQQSSQASGAVGGGPGFGLILAVIATVVIAFQWMRAAWSRS
- the miaB gene encoding tRNA (N6-isopentenyl adenosine(37)-C2)-methylthiotransferase MiaB, with the protein product MSRTFQIRTFGCQMNVHDSERLAGQLEAAGYVPATDDAPDVVVFNTCAVRENADNKLYGTLGHLRPAKTAKPDMQIAVGGCLAQKDRGEIVKRAPWVDVVFGTHNIGSLPTLLERARHNSEAQVEILESLETFPSTLPARRDSAYSGWVSISVGCNNTCTFCIVPSLRGKERDRRPGEILAEVEALVAEGVLEVTLLGQNVNSYGVEFGERDAFSKLLRSCGSVTGLERVRFTSPHPAAFTDDVIDAMAETPNVCPQLHMPLQSGSDRVLKEMRRSYRSARFLSILDKVRAVMPEAAITTDIIVGFPGETEEDFQATLDVVRQARFSSAFTFQYSKRPGTPAADMPGQLPKAVVQERYERLVALQNEVAWEENKKLIGRKVELLVAAGEGRKDAETLRMSGRARDGRLVHFTPNELNVRPGDVVETVITYAAPHHLVADGELISHRRTRAGDNAEAGLRPKTNGVSLGLPSIGAPAPLPVTTGGCAL
- a CDS encoding type II toxin-antitoxin system PemK/MazF family toxin produces the protein MRRAEVRLVDFDPARGSESNKTRPAVIVSNDGANAVAGRLGRGVVTVVPVTSNVRRVFPFQVLLPAAECGLAVASKAQAEQVRSISVERVGRRVGKLTPALMERLEAALRLHLGL
- a CDS encoding ribbon-helix-helix protein, CopG family; amino-acid sequence: MKLSVSLSDEDVAFIDHYAAAADVPSRSAVVHRALELLRASQLEDDYRAAWDEWTAHGDEAEWDAATGDGVLTR
- a CDS encoding TAXI family TRAP transporter solute-binding subunit, whose protein sequence is MTALTRVTAAVLLLLTTLTACGADFSGTRLRIAAGNDRGVYYQLAQPLAGAWAAGLAIERPEVQQTRGSPDNLARLRAGTADVAFSAADVATDPSGEPKLAALARIYDDYLHVVVRADSPVRSLADLRGRRVAIGSPESGVAVIAQLLLNASGLGDPSSLTVRYLGLDESLGALERQEIDAFFWSGGLPTNSISTLANRIPLRLIDVGEAMPAMRQANAVYRSATIPGSTYPQSGGPVTTLVVPNFLVVPTTMSDDVAEALTRGLFDARPELAKANTAALSIDLRPAIETAPMALHPGAMRYYRNLKN
- a CDS encoding sensor histidine kinase; this encodes MRVRLQATVLSLVALLVFGLGVPLALSVAGSAGQTLFLDRLTDTARFASLAQRPLIQGQPDLITAELRRYAEVYGIAVAVLNQDGRPTVTSGTVPGAVKLDLADTRVAGQVQSALAGRHSEPGPMLVPWDEGTLVLAEPVLIDGDVRGVVVTESPTAQARQEVTLWWVLIATVGMIAFCLALLVALPLVRWILRPVRRLDEATGTLVEAVVSGREVARVGEESGPAELQQLGRSFDMMAASVGEALAAQRAFVADASHQLRNPLTALKLRLVNLEGHVDTEAEEHREAAVAEADRLNQVLDGLLSMARAEASAGELVAVDVDTVVAERASDWNVVAVAREVSLEVEGSTDGVRALAPPRGLEAVLDALLDNALKFTGAGESVRVETSTVDDKVRLTVRDHGPGLRAEELERATDRFWRSTAHQNVAGSGLGLSIVAEIVARAGGSLKLDLPEGGGLRITAELPRSGSGAITSS
- a CDS encoding response regulator transcription factor, whose translation is MRVLLVEDDDRVADALVPALLRRGLSVRRLASGAEVLDRIADADVVLLDLGLPDVDGMVLCWRIREISDVAIIVVSARGEVDDRILGLRSGADDYLVKPYDVDELVARVHAVRRRRGEPARAATGAIKVADVVIDLDRHEVTAGGEVITLSRKEFGVLKLIAAEGGSVCSRDRLLTELWGRRGQAESRSLDVHVATLRTKLGRAELIETVRGVGYRLGARPDEE
- a CDS encoding amino acid ABC transporter ATP-binding protein; translated protein: MIKAAAVNKFFGDLHVLRDIDFEVPRGQVVVVLGPSGSGKSTLCRAINRLEPINSGEIHVDGKPLPAEGKALAALRADVGMVFQSFNLFAHKTIVENVMLAPQKVRKVSSGEARKTAMELLERVGIANQADKYPAQLSGGQQQRVAIARALAMRPKVMLFDEPTSALDPEMVQEVLDVMTSLAADGMTMLVVTHEMGFARRAAHRVVFMSDGEIVEDSTPDEFFTSPKSDRAKDFLGKILTH
- a CDS encoding glutamate ABC transporter substrate-binding protein: MSAVVAVAGLTLAACGGGEDSGSKNLVARAKEDKKVTIGIKFDQPGLGLQTQAGKPEGFDVDVAKYIAKELGVDEAGITWKEAQSAERENLIEKGDVDFIVATYSITDKRKEKVAFAGPYFVAGQGLLVRADNTDITGNTALNGKKLCSVKGSTPAQKIKDEFSKEAQLQEFGKYSDCITALENGSIDAVTTDDVILAGFAAKNPGKFKLVGDAFSKENYGVGLKKDDAESRTAIANAITKMQTDGAWKASLESNVGPSGYKIPEPSPVTEK
- a CDS encoding amino acid ABC transporter permease, which produces MFDFLGEYDILGAFWMTIQLAVLSAVGSLIWGTILAGMRVSPVPIMRGFGTAYVNVVRNTPLTVLIFFCSIGLASTLNFNLAATDSPSFIVDNNFRLAVLGFVLYTSTFVCESLRSGINTVPVGQAEAARALGLGFTQVLRIIVLPQAFRSVIAPLASVLIALIKNTTVASVIGVAEASLLMSEMIENESDAIILVFAVFALGFVLLTLPVGLLLGWVAKKVAVKR